One part of the Malus sylvestris chromosome 2, drMalSylv7.2, whole genome shotgun sequence genome encodes these proteins:
- the LOC126613689 gene encoding nuclear transcription factor Y subunit B-9-like, which produces MEYQNQHGTRQSGGPQRSSQMLLQSSGGYHPGPVMDPFPGNSDNNTEQRAPQCLVREQDRYMPIANVIRIMRRILPPHAKISDDAKETMQECVSEYIAFITGEANERCQPEQRKTVTAEDVLWAMGKLGFDNYVEPLTIYLQRYRESESSDRSQFVKREERQLMDYCPPGHAGPQVAMMPPPPPSYGPGYYFGPQHGPPMYDPSMMGMFRDGSSSGAGGGGSSSASGVQGENSLGGFDPFGDFK; this is translated from the coding sequence ATGGAGTACCAAAACCAGCACGGAACCAGGCAGTCGGGTGGTCCTCAACGATCTTCACAGATGCTTCTCCAATCTTCCGGAGGGTACCACCCAGGTCCTGTAATGGATCCGTTCCCCGGCAATAGCGACAACAACACTGAACAGAGGGCCCCGCAGTGCCTCGTTCGCGAGCAGGATCGATACATGCCGATAGCCAACGTGATACGCATAATGCGGAGGATATTACCCCCGCATGCAAAAATATCTGACGACGCCAAGGAGACCATGCAGGAGTGTGTGTCCGAGTACATCGCCTTCATAACCGGCGAGGCCAACGAGCGCTGCCAGCCCGAGCAGCGCAAGACTGTCACTGCTGAGGATGTCCTCTGGGCCATGGGAAAGCTCGGGTTTGACAACTACGTCGAACCCCTCACCATTTACCTGCAACGCTACCGGGAGTCCGAGAGTTCCGACCGCTCTCAGTTTGTGAAGAGGGAGGAGCGCCAGCTAATGGACTATTGCCCTCCTGGGCATGCTGGGCCCCAGGTTGCAATGATGCCTCCCCCGCCACCATCTTATGGACCGGGATATTATTTCGGGCCCCAGCATGGTCCTCCCATGTATGACCCCTCGATGATGGGAATGTTTAGGGATGGTTCCTCCTCTGGTGCTGGTGGAGGCGGGTCATCGTCGGCTTCTGGGGTGCAGGGTGAGAACTCGTTGGGGGGATTTGACCCGTTTGGTGACTTCAAATGA
- the LOC126601741 gene encoding receptor-like serine/threonine-protein kinase At1g78530 — protein MVAHVADFGIAILIGDGDSMTETMTLGTIGYMAPEFGMEGIVLTRGDAYSFGIVQMETFTQKKPTDEMFVGVMNLKQRIVDSLFPNIAIDEVVDADILGMEEDRDFTSRRDCFSSL, from the exons ATGGTTGCACATGTTGCTGATTTTGGCATTGCAATACTCATTGGCGATGGAGATTCGATGACGGAAACCATGACCCTAGGCACGATTGGGTATATGGCTCCAG AGTTTGGAATGGAAGGAATTGTTTTGACGAGAGGGGATGCGTACAGTTTTGGTATTGTACAGATGGAGACATTCACACAAAAGAAGCCAACAGATGAGATGTTTGTTGGGGTAATGAATTTAAAGCAACGGATTGTAGATTCATTGTTTCCAAATATTGCAATAGATGAAGTTGTGGATGCCGATATCCTTGGGATGGAGGAGGATCGCGATTTCACGAGCAGGAGGGATTGCTTTTCATCGTTATGA